From the genome of Bradyrhizobium sp. ORS 278:
GACGCCATAGCATGGCCGTCGAAACGGGAGGCGCGCGGTGATGCAACGTCTGACCACGTCGGTCCTGATCGTCGGCGGTGGGCCGTGCGGGCTGATGCTCGCCAACGAGCTCGGTCGCCGCGGCGTGTCCGCGATCCTGGTCGACGAGAAGCCGGGTACGGCGTTCAATCCGCAGGCCAACGCGACCCAGGCGCGGACGATGGAGCACTACCGCCGGCTCGGCTTCGCCGGCGAGATCCGCCGCGCCGGCCTGCCGGCGGACTATCCGACCGATGTCGCCTATTTCACGCGCTACACGGCGTACGAGCTGGCGCGCTTCCAGCTGCCGTCTGCGGCGCGGGCGACCGAACTGATCAAGGGTCTGTCCGGCTCGTGGAGCGCGGCCGAGCTGCCGCATCGGGTGTCGCAGAAATTCGTCGAGGCGATCCTGCTGCGCCATGCCCGGGAGTTCGCCGGCATTCAGCTGCATTACGGCCATCGCTTGATCGGCTACGTCAGCCATGACGCTGGCATCTCCGCCGAGGTCGAGCGTGTCGGCGATGGCGCACGCATCCAGATCGCGGCCGCTGTCCTGGTCGGCGCCGATGGCCCGCGATCCCAAGTGCGGCAGTCTCTCGGGATCTCCTATGCCGGCACCACCGGCGTGCAGCGCGATTTCATGGGCGGCCGCATGCTCGCCGTCTATCTCCGCGCGCCGGAGTTCTATGCTCAGGTCCCGCACGACAAGGCCTGGATGTATGTCTGCTTCAACCGCGATCGTCGTGCCTTCATGGCGGCCGTGAACGGCCGCGACGAGTTCGCCTTTCACACCCAGCTGCGGCCCGGCGAGGACGAGAGCGCGATCACGGCTGATGAGGCGAAGGCCGCGTTCCAGCGCGCCTGCGGCAGCAGCATCCCGTGCGAGGTGCTGTCGCATCTGACCTGGACCGCGGGCCATGCGCTGGTGGCCGAGAGCATGCAGCGCGGCCGGGTGTTTCTTGGTGGCGACGCGGCGCATCTGTTCACGCCGACCGGCGGGCTCGGCCACAACACCGCGATCGAGGACGCCGTCAATCTCGGCTGGAAGCTCGCTCACGTGGTCAAGGGCATCAGCCCGATGGCGCTGCTCGACAGCTACGCGGCGGAGCGGCGCCCTGTGGCGCTGCGCAACACCGACTACGCCCGCCGGTTCGCGGATTCGCTCGGTCTGTTCGCTGCGGTTCCCGAGATCGAGGATGCGACCCAGGCGGGAGAGGAGGCGCGCGGTGCCGCCGGCGCTTATTTCAGCCAGCACGCGCGGGCCGAGTTCAACATTCCCGGCATCACCTTCGGCGGCCGCTATGACGGCTCCCCGATCATCGTCCCCGACGGCACCCGGCCGCCGCCGGATGCTGCCGATGTTTATGTTCCCAGCGCCTGTCCGGGCGGGCGCGCACCGCATGCGTGGCTTGGCCCTGGCATATCGCTGTATGACCGCTTCGGCTTCGAGTGGACGCTGCTGCATTTCGAGGGCAGCGATGTCGACAAGGACGGTCTGCAAGAGGTTGCGCGGTCGCTCGACGTCGACCTGACGATCCTCACGCTGCCGCGTGCCCTACGCGATCTCTACGAGGCCGATCTCGCGCTCATACGTCCCGATCAGATCGTGGCCTGGCGCGGCGGTGCGGCCCAGGCCGGCATGTTTCCGCGCGTGCTGGCGCAGGCGCTCGGGCACGGGGGCCTCGCTCGATGAGGCGGACCGGACAAGGCGTGAAGAGCGCGTTAATAGATTTGGTCGTGTCGCGAGAAATCTCGCGTTGATGCTTGTGCTGACACAACGATCCCGGATCCGGCGAATGCGAAACCGCGCTGAGTGCAACTCGCAAGTCTCAGCCCGCCATGTTCCGATTCCTCAACCGCTTCCGAATCTCGACCAAGCTCGTGACCGCCACGCTCGGCGGAATGATGTTCGTCGTCATCATGATCACGAGTCAGATCGTCGGCAACGCCAGCATTGACCGCGATCTCAACCTCGCCTTCGACCAGCAGGACATCGCCAGGCTGGCGATGGACACCAAGGCCGCGGCGCGGCAGATGCAGCTTGCCGTGCGCGACATCAGACTGGCGAACTCCGACGCCGAGATCGGTGCCGCAGAGCAGCGCCTTGCCGACGGACGCCGGGCGGCCGACGAGTTCTGCGCCGAGATGACGCTCAAGCCCGCGTCGGCCGAGACCAAGGCCCGTGTCCAGGCGTTGCAGACCGCGATCGAGGCCTACGCCGGCGACGCCAAGCGCATCGTCGCGATCCGGCAGAGGATCGCCGACGACCTCGCGGCGGGCAGATCCGCGGACACTGCGGCACGTGAAGCCGAGGCGGCGGCGCTGGCGCGCAACGTCACTTTGCCGATTGCAAAGACGATCGATGAAGTGTCCGACACCATCGTGAGCTTCGCATCCTCCAAAGCGGCCGCCGACAAGCGAGCGGTCTGGGCGGTCATCTCCAAATCCGAAACAGTTTCTGTCGCAATGGGCGCCATCGCGGTTCTCGTGCTGGCCGCGACGGGCCTGATGAGCGTCTTCGCAGTGTCGCGGCCGATCGGCCGGATGGTGCAGAACATGACCGCGCTGGCGGGCGGCGAGTTGCAGGTTTCGATCACCGGATTGGAACGCGGTGACGAGGTCGGCGACATGGCGCGGGCGACGCAGGTGTTCAAGACCAGCCTGATTGAAACGCATCGCCTGCGTGCCGAGCAGGTCGCGGCGGAAGCGCGCGCGGACGCTCAGCGCAAGCAGGACGTCGATGCCTTCACCGCGGCGTTCGAGAGCGCGATCGGTGGCATCGTCGATCGTGTCTCGTCAAACTCACTCAGCCTGGAGCAGGCGGCGTCCACGCTCGCGAACACCGCGTCGACCACGAGGGAGCTGTCGACGACGGTGGCCTCCGCCTCGGAGGAGGCGTCCGCCAGCGTCCAGTCGGTCGCGGCCGCGACCGAGGAGATGGCCGCGACCGCGGCCGAGATCGGTCGTCAGATCGAGGGCGCATCGCGCGTTGCCCAGAGCGCGGTGGCGCAGGCGACGAGCACGGACCAGTCGATGACCAAGCTGGCCGGTGCCGCGGACAAGGTCGGCAGCATCGTCGGCATGATCACCGCGATCGCGCAGCAGACCAATCTGCTGGCGCTCAATGCCACGATCGAAGCCGCGCGCGCGGGCTCCGCCGGCCGCGGTTTTGCGATCGTGGCCTCGGAGGTGAAGGAACTCGCCGCCCAGACGGCCGACGCGACCAAGGACATCTCCGGCTACATCGCCGAGATCCAGTCCGCGGCCTCGACGGCGGTCGGCGCGATCAAGGAGATCATGTCCACGATCGCGGGCATGTCGGAGATCACCGGCGCCATCGCCGCTGCCGCCGAGGAGCAGGGCAACGCAACCAAGGAAATCTCCCGTAACGTGCAGCAGGCTGCTGTCGGTGCGTCCGAGGTGTCATCGGGGATCGTCGAGGTGCAGTCCGGCGCCACCCACACCGGTGCGGCATCATCGCAGGTCCTGACCGCGGCGCAGTCGCTGTCCGCCGACGGCCTGCGCCTGAAGCAGGAGGTCGTGAGCTTCCTCGCCCGCGTGCGCACGGCTTGAGCGCTCTCGAGGTGTTCGAGCAGATCGACGGCAGGCATCCACGATCTTGCGGGAACCTCTGGCTGGCCGTGCGACAAACTCAGCACGCGGCGAGCGGGCTTAGGAACAATCGAACGCGGTGATTCTTTCAGTCGCGACGACCGTTTCGAACCCTGGAGAAAGCGATGAGAAGCAAGACAGCAGGCGCCTATCAGAAGAGAATGATCCCGACCGTGCTCGCGGCATGCGCCGTGACCCTGCTCGTGGCCGGCAGCGCGGCCGCCGCGCCGAAAGGCCAGTCGCCGGCGAAGGATCAGCATTTCATGACGGAGGCGATCCAAGGCGATCTGTCCGAAGTGAACATGGGCAAGCTCGCGCAGCAGAAAGGGCAGAGCGACCAGGTCAAGCAGTTCGGCCAGGCGCTGCAGCAGGACCATGGCGAGCATCTCCAGAAGGCGCAGCAGCTGGCGAGCCAGAACGGGATGCAGGTGCCGTCGCAGCCCAGCAAGAAGCAGCTCGCGATCTATAACAAGCTCGAGGGCCTCTCAGGCGAGCGCTTCGACCGGGCATTCGGCCAGGCGATGGTGCGCGACCATCAGGAGGACATCAAGAAGTACCAGAAGGAAGCGGCAGCGAACTCGCCGCTGTCGGACTTCGCGCAGCAGACCGTGCCGGTGCTGCAGAAGCATCTCGACATGGCCAAGTCGATCAGCAAGTGACCGAGCAACTGCGTTGAGGCCAAGCTGTGCCGCCCAGGTTGATCCCGGGCGGCATTGTTTCGAGTCCTATTGTGATCGCGCCAAGGCGAGTTGGGCGCGTCCGGGTCGCCGCGGCGGCCGCTTGTTCGGCTCCGGGAGGACGCGGCCGGCAACCTCGAGCGCGAAATAGGCGATCGTCGCTTCGAGGCCCTTGCGCAGCGGAATCTGCGGGTGCCAGCCGAGCAGCCGCTCGGCCGTCGCGATCACCGGCTTGCGCCGCTTGGGATCGTCGACCGGCAGCGGCTTGAACTCAAGCGTGGAGGGTGACTGCGTGCAGGCCAGCACCTCGCGCGCGATCGCCTCGATGCTCATCTCGTGCGGATTGCCGAGATTGATGGGGCCCGTGACCGAGCCCGGACTTTCCATCAGCATCTCCAGGCCGCGGACGAGATCGTCGACGAAGCAGAAGCTGCGCGTCTGGCTGCCGGAGCCGTACACCGTGATCGGTGCTCCGCGGAGCGCCTGGACGATGAAGTTGGACACCACGCGGCCGTCGTTCTCATGCATACGTGGACCATAGGTATTGAAGATCCGCGCGACCTTGATCTCGATGCCATACATGCGCTGATAGTCGAACATCAGCGTCTCGGCGGCCCGCTTGCCCTCGTCGTAACAGGCGCGCGGGCCGATGGTGTTGACGTGGCCGGCATAGGTCTCGGGCTGCGGATGCACCTCGGGGTCGCCATAGACCTCGCTGGTCGAGGCCTGCAGGATCCGTGCGGACTTCTCACGCGCGAGCTCGAGCAGGTTGAGCGTGCCGAGCACGCAGGTCTTCATCGTGCCAATGGGGTCTTGCTGATAATGCGGCGGCGAAGCCGGGCAGGCGAGGTTGTAGAGGCGGTCGAGCCGGCCTTCGATGTCCAGCGGCTCGCGCACGTCGTGCTCGATGAAGCTGAAGTTCGGGTGGTTGAGCAGCGGACGAATGTTGCGCAGCGAGCCGGTATGCAGATTGTCGGCACAGATCACGGTGTCGCCGCGCCGCAGTAGCGTGTCGCAGATATGCGAGCCGATGAAGCCCGCGCCGCCGGCGACGAGGGTGCGGAGCGATCGTCGTGTGGGGATGGAAATCTGAACGGTCATGACAGTCCCAGTTTCAGTTCGACGGCCTCGGTCGAGGCTTGCTTCAGCGCCTGGCGAACCGGGCGGGTCCGGCGGGACAGCGCCTCGCGGTAATAGTCCTCGAGCTGGCGGGCGCGGTGATCGGGCGTGTGGTCTCGGCGGACACGGCGGCTGGCGCGCTCGGCGATGCCTCGGCGCGTGTCCTCCGTCATCTCCTGCAGGATCGCGCTGACGTCCTGCGGCGTCGACACCACGAGGATCTCGCTGTTCGGCACGAAGATGGTTTCGAGGCCGGGCCAATGATCCGACAGCACCGGCGTGCCGCAGGCGGCGGCCTCGAACAGCCGCACGCTCGGCGAGAAGCCGAGGGCGCGCATGTCGGCGCGGGTGACGTTGAGCGTGAAGCGCTGCGCGCAGAAGAAGTCCGCGTGCTCGTGCGGCGGGAGATGAGCGATGCGCTCGACGTTCGCCGGCCAGGCGATCGTGTCCGGATATTGCGCGCCTGCGACGACGAAATTGTCCACGGCGCGCTCGCGCGCCGGATCGAGCAGGAAGCGCTCGAGCTGCGGCTGGCGGTCTGCGCTGTATGTGCCGAGATAGCCGAGCGTCCAGCGCTGCTGCGTCTTGCGCGGCTGATAGAGATCGAGGTCGGCGCTGCAATACAGCACGCGCGCCAGCGGGCTGCCATAGAGATCCTCGATCATTGCCAGCGCGGGTCCGCCGGAGAACGAGAGATAGAGGTCGAAGCGCGGAATCATCGCCGGCGACAGATACTCCAATCCGTGCTCGAGCTGCGCCAGGGTCACGGGCGTATCGATGTCATAGAAGGCGGTCACGCCGCGGGCATGCGACGTCGCCCAGTCGGCGATGGCGATCCCGTCGGGCACATAAGATCCGATGATCACGAGATCGGCGTCGCGTACGGTCGCACCGAACAGCCGCGGCAGGTCCTGCAAGGACTGATAGAGCTTCACGCTCCAGCCGCCGGGATCGGTGAGGTCGCGATGGTCGCGATACCAGGGCACGTCGCGCTCCAGAAAGGTCACGCTGTGGCCGCGCCGCGCGAGCGCCGACAGCAGCGCGCGATATGTCGTGGCGTGGCCGTTGCCCCACGACGATGTGACCGACAATCCGATGACGACGATGTTCAGATTCATTCTGCGGCCTCGATGCGGGGGCTCATTCCCTCGAGCAGGGTGTTGAACTGGTGAGCGCGTTGACGATAGGTGTGATGCGCCAGGATGTGCGCGCGGCCTTGCTCGCCGATGGCGCGGGCGCGTTCGGGCGACAGCGCATCGAGGTGAGCCGCCACGGCGACCCCGTCGGCGGCGACCAGAACTTCACGGTCCGGCTCGAGGAAGAGATCGATGCCTTGCCATTGATCGGTGATCAGACAGGCGCCGGCCCCTGCCGCTTCGAACACGCGGGTCGGCGGCGAGAAGCCGTAGGCTGCCATGCTGTCGCGATTGACGTTGAGGGTTGCGCGCGCGGAACAGAAGAACGCGTTGTGATCGGCCGTGCCGACGTGGCCGACGGCGCGAATGTTGGCGGGCATCGGCTTGTCGTGCCAGCCGGATCCGCCGAGCACGAAGCTCTGGCCGGGACGCTGCGCGGCGGCGTCGATGAAGAAGCGCTCGATCCGAGCCTCGCGGTCCGGCAGGCGGTTGGCGAGCAGATTGAGATCGGAGCTGAACTCGGCGCGCGGCGGCGCCGGATGATGGGTCGCCGGGTCGAGCGCATTGTAGATCGGCACGCAATCGCGGGCGCCAGCGGCGCGGTAGGCCCTGACGACCGGATCGCCGCCGCCATAGGTCAGGACGACATCATAGCGGGGAACCGCCTCGCGGAGATGGTGCTGCGGATCGGCGGCGATCGCATCCAGCGTGGCCGGTGCGTCGACGTCCCAGTAGATACGGAGCGCATCGGTCGAGATCGTGGCGATCGCTTCCTCGAGCTCGGGATCGAAGACACCGACGCCGCTCGCCTTGATCAGCAGGTCGGCGGACTGCACGGCCTCATCCACCGCGCGTTGCCAGCCATCAGGCGTGGCCGGATATACGACGACCCTGGCCCAAGGCGGATCGTCGATATCGCGATGGGCCTGCCGTTCGAACGCGTCCGGCTCATAAAAGGTGATGTGATGGCCGAGCCTGGCAATCTCCTTCAGCATGCCGCGATAATAGGTCGCCGCTCCATTCCAGTAGGACGACACCAGGCTGGAGCCGAAAAAGCAGATGTTCACGATGCGGCTCCTGCGAGTTGCGTGGAGACTGCCTGATCCCGTCCTCGCAGCCTGTCCGAAATCTGCAGCAGCGCCTCGGCCCGGTGCCGGCAGGTGTGGCGGGAAAGCACGGCGTCGCGTGCCTTGGCGGCGATGTCGGCGGCGAAATCGGGATTGGACAGCAGGAGGCGTAACGCCTCGCGCATCTCCGCCCCGTCGGAGGCGCGCAGATATGTGTCCTCGGGAAACAGCGCCTCGACGTCATTCCAAGGCGCGGAGACGATCGGAATGCCGCAGGCCATCGCCTCGAACATGCGGATGGTCGGAATGCCAGGCAGCGATCGGGCATATGGCGCGCGCGGCACGTGGACGGTGACACGGGCCTGTGCGAAGGCTTGTGGCGCGCGGTGCGCGGGCCGCCAACCGCCGTAACGGATGCCGGCCTGCCGCATCGCCGTGAGTGCGTCATCGGGATAACGGACGCCGTAGATGGTGGCGTTGAGTTGCAGCGCCGCCACCGGAGCGATCAGGAATTCACGGAGCTCGGCGCTGCGCTCATCGTCGCCCCAATTGCCGATCCAGACGAGATCCTGTCGCGGAATCACGTCGGGGAATGGACGGTACAACGCGGTATCCGCTGCCTCGTGCCAGGTGAAGGCGCGCGACGTCCAGCCGAGCGCGAGATAGATCTGGCGCAGCACCTCGCCGAAGGCGAGCACGCCGTCATAGCCGGCGAGGTCGAAACGGGCGAGCTCATGCGGCGCCGTCACCGCGCGGTGATGCGTATCGTGGAACAGCAGCACGAAGCGCCCTTCGGCGATGCGACGACGCCCGATTACCCGGACAAGGTCGGGCTCGTTCCACTCGTGCACGATGACGAGGTCGGCGCCATCGAGCGCCTGGTCGAGATCGAGCCTCGAGTCGTAGGTCCTGAGGTCGACGCCCGGGAACAAGCCCGGGATCTGGCGTAGGCTGGCATCGCCGCCGTCCTTGATCGCGTTCAAGCGGCTCCAGCCATCAACGGGTTCATAGACCACGACCTCGTTGCCGAGCGCATGCAGCTCGCGCGCAACGCCGCGCACGAAGTGGGCATTGCCGTTGTTCCAGCACGACGAGAACGCATGGTAGAAAAGTACGCACTTCATGCACAGGCCTCGGCGAGGGTGTTCGATCGATGCTCCGGAACGGCCGGCTTCAGCAGGTCGCGATAGAGTTCGGCATAGGACGCCGCCATGCGATCAATTGTGTATCTGGCCGCGCGCTGGCGTGCGGCGTCCTGCAGCCTGATGCGCGCATCGTCATCACTCGCAAGCCAAGTCAGCGTGCTCTTGAGGGCTTTGACATCGGTCGGGACGACGAACACCGCCGCGTCCTGCCACAGCTCGCGGAAGGTCGGGATGTCCGCCAGCACCAGGGCGCAACCGGCATTTGCCGCCTCGAGCACCGAGAGCCCGAATGGCTCGTACAGCGCGGGGCTCACGAAGACCGCCGCGCGGGACATCCAGTCGCGCAGATCGTGATGTGAGAGTTCGCCCAGCATCTGCAGATTGGACGACAGCACCGCGCCATCCGAACCGGCTCCGGCGACGCGAACCGGACAGGGCAGACCATCGGCGGCCTCGGCCAGCGCACGCAGATTCTTGGCTTTGTCCCACATTCGTCCGGCTGCGAGGGCGAACGTCTCTTGCCGGGTTTCAACGTCGCCGCGGGAGGCAATGCCATTCCAGATCAGCGCGCCCGGACGTTGCGGCTCGTACAGCCGTCCGATGACCTCGCCGAACGCGCAACTGGGCGCCACCCAGCTCGCCGCGTTCTGCAATCCTTCAGCGACGAGCGCGCGATAGCGCTGCCAGCGCGGCTCCCGCAGAAACGCGGTTTCGCCGCAAGCCTTCGCCCAGGAGTGAACGCAGGAATGAGCAACCACGACAACCGGCGCGCGCCAGTCGAAGGCGGCCTCGCGGAAGCTGTTGAGGTGCACGATGTCGGGCCTGATCTCGCGCTCCAGCGAGAGGAGCATGCGGCGCGCCTGATCGAGATGCTTGGCGTCGGGGTCCTGCCATTCCAGCGCGAGATCGGTTTCAATCAGACGGACGCCGCTGCCGCTCAGCATCGCGCGTTGATCCGGCCGCGGTTGCCGGCCCATGCTGACCAGGTGGACGTTCGCATTGCGGGCGGCCAGGGCCACGGACAGAGCCGTCGCGTAGCTCCAAACGCCGCCGACGGCATCGGTCGTCATCAGGACACGGACGCCGGCGAGCGTGCTCATGGCGCGACCTGCAGCTCGAGGGCGGCAAGCGGGATCGGTCGCTCGTTTTGCACGTCGCTGAACTTGCTGAACAGCTCCAAATAGTGCGTGTGCGCGCGCTCCCAGGATTGATCGTCCGGAACGCCCCAGAGCTTCTGGTAGTCCGGCGAGCCCGGATAGGGATAGAGCGGCACCGGATCGTTGGCCCACACGCCGGCACCCTGCATCCGTTGCCGCCAGCGCTGTACGACGGGATCGTCGTCCTGCGGCATCTCGA
Proteins encoded in this window:
- a CDS encoding DUF4142 domain-containing protein, translated to MRSKTAGAYQKRMIPTVLAACAVTLLVAGSAAAAPKGQSPAKDQHFMTEAIQGDLSEVNMGKLAQQKGQSDQVKQFGQALQQDHGEHLQKAQQLASQNGMQVPSQPSKKQLAIYNKLEGLSGERFDRAFGQAMVRDHQEDIKKYQKEAAANSPLSDFAQQTVPVLQKHLDMAKSISK
- a CDS encoding UDP-glucuronic acid decarboxylase family protein translates to MTVQISIPTRRSLRTLVAGGAGFIGSHICDTLLRRGDTVICADNLHTGSLRNIRPLLNHPNFSFIEHDVREPLDIEGRLDRLYNLACPASPPHYQQDPIGTMKTCVLGTLNLLELAREKSARILQASTSEVYGDPEVHPQPETYAGHVNTIGPRACYDEGKRAAETLMFDYQRMYGIEIKVARIFNTYGPRMHENDGRVVSNFIVQALRGAPITVYGSGSQTRSFCFVDDLVRGLEMLMESPGSVTGPINLGNPHEMSIEAIAREVLACTQSPSTLEFKPLPVDDPKRRKPVIATAERLLGWHPQIPLRKGLEATIAYFALEVAGRVLPEPNKRPPRRPGRAQLALARSQ
- a CDS encoding FAD-dependent oxidoreductase — encoded protein: MQRLTTSVLIVGGGPCGLMLANELGRRGVSAILVDEKPGTAFNPQANATQARTMEHYRRLGFAGEIRRAGLPADYPTDVAYFTRYTAYELARFQLPSAARATELIKGLSGSWSAAELPHRVSQKFVEAILLRHAREFAGIQLHYGHRLIGYVSHDAGISAEVERVGDGARIQIAAAVLVGADGPRSQVRQSLGISYAGTTGVQRDFMGGRMLAVYLRAPEFYAQVPHDKAWMYVCFNRDRRAFMAAVNGRDEFAFHTQLRPGEDESAITADEAKAAFQRACGSSIPCEVLSHLTWTAGHALVAESMQRGRVFLGGDAAHLFTPTGGLGHNTAIEDAVNLGWKLAHVVKGISPMALLDSYAAERRPVALRNTDYARRFADSLGLFAAVPEIEDATQAGEEARGAAGAYFSQHARAEFNIPGITFGGRYDGSPIIVPDGTRPPPDAADVYVPSACPGGRAPHAWLGPGISLYDRFGFEWTLLHFEGSDVDKDGLQEVARSLDVDLTILTLPRALRDLYEADLALIRPDQIVAWRGGAAQAGMFPRVLAQALGHGGLAR
- a CDS encoding glycosyltransferase, which codes for MNICFFGSSLVSSYWNGAATYYRGMLKEIARLGHHITFYEPDAFERQAHRDIDDPPWARVVVYPATPDGWQRAVDEAVQSADLLIKASGVGVFDPELEEAIATISTDALRIYWDVDAPATLDAIAADPQHHLREAVPRYDVVLTYGGGDPVVRAYRAAGARDCVPIYNALDPATHHPAPPRAEFSSDLNLLANRLPDREARIERFFIDAAAQRPGQSFVLGGSGWHDKPMPANIRAVGHVGTADHNAFFCSARATLNVNRDSMAAYGFSPPTRVFEAAGAGACLITDQWQGIDLFLEPDREVLVAADGVAVAAHLDALSPERARAIGEQGRAHILAHHTYRQRAHQFNTLLEGMSPRIEAAE
- a CDS encoding glycosyltransferase; translation: MKCVLFYHAFSSCWNNGNAHFVRGVARELHALGNEVVVYEPVDGWSRLNAIKDGGDASLRQIPGLFPGVDLRTYDSRLDLDQALDGADLVIVHEWNEPDLVRVIGRRRIAEGRFVLLFHDTHHRAVTAPHELARFDLAGYDGVLAFGEVLRQIYLALGWTSRAFTWHEAADTALYRPFPDVIPRQDLVWIGNWGDDERSAELREFLIAPVAALQLNATIYGVRYPDDALTAMRQAGIRYGGWRPAHRAPQAFAQARVTVHVPRAPYARSLPGIPTIRMFEAMACGIPIVSAPWNDVEALFPEDTYLRASDGAEMREALRLLLSNPDFAADIAAKARDAVLSRHTCRHRAEALLQISDRLRGRDQAVSTQLAGAAS
- a CDS encoding methyl-accepting chemotaxis protein; translated protein: MFRFLNRFRISTKLVTATLGGMMFVVIMITSQIVGNASIDRDLNLAFDQQDIARLAMDTKAAARQMQLAVRDIRLANSDAEIGAAEQRLADGRRAADEFCAEMTLKPASAETKARVQALQTAIEAYAGDAKRIVAIRQRIADDLAAGRSADTAAREAEAAALARNVTLPIAKTIDEVSDTIVSFASSKAAADKRAVWAVISKSETVSVAMGAIAVLVLAATGLMSVFAVSRPIGRMVQNMTALAGGELQVSITGLERGDEVGDMARATQVFKTSLIETHRLRAEQVAAEARADAQRKQDVDAFTAAFESAIGGIVDRVSSNSLSLEQAASTLANTASTTRELSTTVASASEEASASVQSVAAATEEMAATAAEIGRQIEGASRVAQSAVAQATSTDQSMTKLAGAADKVGSIVGMITAIAQQTNLLALNATIEAARAGSAGRGFAIVASEVKELAAQTADATKDISGYIAEIQSAASTAVGAIKEIMSTIAGMSEITGAIAAAAEEQGNATKEISRNVQQAAVGASEVSSGIVEVQSGATHTGAASSQVLTAAQSLSADGLRLKQEVVSFLARVRTA
- a CDS encoding glycosyltransferase, translating into MNLNIVVIGLSVTSSWGNGHATTYRALLSALARRGHSVTFLERDVPWYRDHRDLTDPGGWSVKLYQSLQDLPRLFGATVRDADLVIIGSYVPDGIAIADWATSHARGVTAFYDIDTPVTLAQLEHGLEYLSPAMIPRFDLYLSFSGGPALAMIEDLYGSPLARVLYCSADLDLYQPRKTQQRWTLGYLGTYSADRQPQLERFLLDPARERAVDNFVVAGAQYPDTIAWPANVERIAHLPPHEHADFFCAQRFTLNVTRADMRALGFSPSVRLFEAAACGTPVLSDHWPGLETIFVPNSEILVVSTPQDVSAILQEMTEDTRRGIAERASRRVRRDHTPDHRARQLEDYYREALSRRTRPVRQALKQASTEAVELKLGLS
- a CDS encoding glycosyltransferase family 4 protein; translated protein: MSTLAGVRVLMTTDAVGGVWSYATALSVALAARNANVHLVSMGRQPRPDQRAMLSGSGVRLIETDLALEWQDPDAKHLDQARRMLLSLEREIRPDIVHLNSFREAAFDWRAPVVVVAHSCVHSWAKACGETAFLREPRWQRYRALVAEGLQNAASWVAPSCAFGEVIGRLYEPQRPGALIWNGIASRGDVETRQETFALAAGRMWDKAKNLRALAEAADGLPCPVRVAGAGSDGAVLSSNLQMLGELSHHDLRDWMSRAAVFVSPALYEPFGLSVLEAANAGCALVLADIPTFRELWQDAAVFVVPTDVKALKSTLTWLASDDDARIRLQDAARQRAARYTIDRMAASYAELYRDLLKPAVPEHRSNTLAEACA